From the Misgurnus anguillicaudatus chromosome 17, ASM2758022v2, whole genome shotgun sequence genome, one window contains:
- the lrrfip1a gene encoding uncharacterized protein lrrfip1a isoform X18: MGSQGPGRKRTPSKNGMTGEEDALNLIAREAEARLAAKRAARAEAREIRMKELERQQKEIYQVQKKYYGLDNLDNKFGDIEQWMEDSERYTRLSRRHASVSDDEERMSVGSRSSMRTDDRIERDYLEKGSSRASTISGATLTSLGGTSSRRGSGDTTITADTEASIREIKEIHELKDQIQDVEAKHMQNLKEMKDSLLEVEDKYRKAMVSNAQLDNEKTNLIYEVDTLKDSLMELEEMLSETRRELEEKSKDLEREKHAHSILQFQFSELKETLKQSEELLTEIRQLRMKQDGFVREISDLQETIEWKNKKIGALERQKEFSDAIRNERDELRDEVVQLKDILKKHGIVLGPDLTTNGETGEELGQGDQNSQTSSAEIREGSSVLGTQQLKICKDQKDLDEEVQENHDSLISTKTSLETNDNGDLRDEVNQSVEQQSDNKQSEEPPSSVDNDEVTTTSPMVEIKAEQLVLEDSRDNTVESECEVHTDGPVEENQQETTICAKHSQKIEKETSVELVSGPVLDENQPSESVSKPVEKPAESSEKEKAPQTQGASASNKKRRKKKKGKQKQKQNDKQDSETKICDTSEKILNEDNPDQKLESDPEGSHEEQLGNDASTAVHTEVPADSHDDTKNIKTDRDEIISMDTVPADDARDQFRVITDVVDSGETSNPKTDFDCPESATVNSISNLTDVNNDQTKDSTNLAQEISSDKEALLSHELSDKSMDAVDSCVENLESSSISNNIEKSLLVDDKEGKSHVDSDGVEEKPMIQIIDPGETTFPGDHDESAPICHSSSSVIEKVENECEKLIQEQPTIPTDQELENNLQNTIEVEQKEIKTQTDQAELVEEALIMPSKEVFSGDNNIDTAVTESQVPEKCEGEEERSLHDELPAEVQCTGENEADQESIELGDSHHESKLEKGEDENKTSCQGQVMLDTLPEDKDIMVGKGEEDGKKTSVQDEVMVETQPTGKVEDIVLKKGDEDIKEKSVQDQVMVETQPPGENEDILVGKTEEDEKKESVQGQVMLDTQVSMEDKAILVEKVEEDEKERSVQNQVMLETQPTEKNEEILSDKEDEKEGSVQDQVMLETQTTGKDEDILLKKGEGAHEKEESVQGQIMLDTQPPGENKDIPVEKGEEEKEEPVQDQVMIDTQLSGEDEGILVESVTVSPEQKEEEEEDEGEAFDFDEMDLEASSEDPLKQCQDKPNEEVTLLKESMQEDQIKKDGEPLEPKNQMDDGQTIQNPQTTTEVEACLTEDSQVDQKDIEPNQQQHDTSESKECTFEEHKQGSEELRHNEGADLTSEIETKNVEQEKNSNIIQEDQEPNISREQEVEKPTAGNGKEDDRKESKKSAKKGKGKGKEDCKMS, encoded by the exons ATTTATCAGGTGCAGAAG AAATACTATGGGCTGGATAACCTGGACAACAAATTTGGGGACATTGAGCAGTGGATG GAGGACAGTGAACGGTATACACGCCTCTCACGGAGACATGCTTCG GTGTCAGATGATGAAGAACGGATGTCAGTGGGGAGCAGGAGCAGCATGCGG actgatgACCGGATAGAGCGTGACTACTTGGAAAAg GGCTCTTCACGAGCATCCACGATATCTGGCGCCACTCTTACCTCTCTGGGTGGGACGTCCTCACGAAGAGGAAGTGGAGATACAACCATCACTGCAGACACAGAAGCCTCTATACGGGAAATCAAG GAGATCCATGAGCTTAAGGATCAAATTCAAGATGTGGAGGCGAAGCACATGCAGAACCTCAAAGAGATGAAG GATTCCTTGTTGGAAGTCGAGGATAAGTATCGGAAGGCCATGGTATCCAATGCACAGCTAGACAATGAGAAAACCAATCTGATATATGAAGTGGACACTTTAAAAGACTCTTTAATGGAACTGGAGGAAATGCTCTCTGAAACACGCCGTGAGCTTGAGGAGAAGAGTAAG gACCTTGAACGAGAGAAGCATGCACATAGTATACTTCAGTTTCAGTTCAGTGAATTAAAAGAGACGTTGAAACAAAGTGAAGAACTGCTAACT GAAATCCGTCAGTTACGAATGAAGCAAGATGGCTTTGTTAGAGAGATTTCTGACCTTCAGGAAACTATTGAAtggaagaataaaaaaattggg GCATTAGAGAGGCAGAAGGAATTTTCTGATGCCATTCGAAATGAGAGAGACGAACTCAGAGATGAGGTCGTTCAGCtcaaagatattttaaag AAACATGGTATTGTTCTTGGACCCGATCTAACCACCAATGGAGAAACAGGTGAAGAACTGGGACAGGGCGACCAGAATTCTCAAACATCGTCTGCTGAGATCCGAGAGGGCAGTAGTGTACTAG GCACTCAACAGTTGAAGATCTGTAAAGACCAAAAAGATTTGGATGAGGAGGTGCAAGAGAATCATGACTCGTTGATTTCTACAAAGACATCTTTAGAAACAAATGACAATGGAGACCTTAGGGATGAAGTGAACCAAAGTGTAGAGCAGCAGTCTGATAACAAACAGTCTGAAGAACCTCCAAGTTCTGTTGATAATGATGAGGTAACTACAACCAGTCCTATGGTTGAGATCAAAGCAGAACAGCTTGTATTGGAAGACTCAAGAGATAATACTGTGGAATCAGAGTGTGAGGTTCACACCGATGGACCTGTGGAGGAAAATCAACAAGAGACCACTATATGTGCCAAACATAGTCAGAAAATTGAAAAAGAAACTTCTGTAGAATTAGTCTCTGGTCCAGTGCTTGATGAAAATCAACCAAGTGAGTCAGTTAGCAAGCCTGTGGAGAAACCTGCTGAATCATCTGAAAAAGAGAAAGCTCCACAGACTCAAGGTGCCAGTGCTTCAAATAAAAAGaggagaaagaaaaagaaaggcaaacagaaacagaaacaaaatgATAAGCAGGATAGTGAAACAAAGATATGTGATACAAGTGAAAAGATTTTAAATGAGGATAATCCAGACCAAAAACTGGAAAGTGATCCAGAGGGAAGCCATGAAGAGCAACTAGGGAATGACGCATCTACAGCAGTGCATACAGAAGTCCCAGCTGATTCACATGACGatacaaaaaacattaaaacagacCGTGATGAAATAATAAGCATGGATACAGTACCTGCAGATGATGCTAGAGATCAGTTTCGAGTAATCACAGATGTGGTTGATTCAGGAGAAACTTCTAACCCCAAAACAGATTTTGATTGTCCTGAATCTGCAACTGTCAACAGTATCTCTAACCTAACAGATGTTAATAATGACCAAACTAAAGATTCAACAAATCTTGCCCAAGAAATTTCTTCAGACAAAGAAGCTTTACTGTCTCATGAACTTTCTGATAAGTCCATGGATGCCGTTGACAGTTGTGTGGAAAATCTTGAGTCCAGCAGTATTTCTAATAATATTGAGAAGTCTTTGTTGGTGGATGACAAGGAAGGGAAGAGCCATGTGGACAGTGATGGAGTAGAAGAGAAGCCAATGATTCAAATAATTGATCCAGGAGAGACCACTTTCCCTGGAGATCACGATGAGTCAGCTCCAATATGTCATTCCTCTTCATCTGTTATAGAAAAAGTAGAAAATGAATGTGAAAAGCTAATCCAGGAACAACCAACAATACCCACTGATCAGGAGTTGGAAAACAATCTCCAAAATACTATTGAAGTGGAGCAGAAAGAGATTAAGACACAGACGGATCAAGCTGAATTGGTTGAAGAAGCTCTTATAATGCCTAGCAAAGAAGTATTCAGTGGAGACAATAATATAGACACTGCTGTAACTGAATCTCAGGTTCCAGAAAAGTGTGAAGGTGAGGAAGAAAGATCATTGCATGATGAGCTTCCAGCTGAGGTTCAATGTACTGGAGAGAATGAGGCAGATCAGGAATCAATAGAGTTAGGAGACTCCCACCATGAATCCAAGTTAGAAAAAGGTGAGGAtgagaacaaaacatcatgccAGGGTCAGGTTATGCTTGATACACTGCCTGAGGATAAGGATATTATGGTGGGAAAAGGTGAGGAGGATGGCAAGAAAACATCAGTCCAAGACGAGGTTATGGTTGAAACGCAACCAACTGGAAAGGTTGAAGATATTGTGCTGAAGAAAGGTGATGAGGATATAAAGGAAAAATCAGTCCAAGATCAGGTTATGGTTGAAACCCAACCACCTGGGGAGAATGAAGATATTCTGGTGGGAAAAACTGAGGAGGATGAAAAGAAAGAATCAGTTCAAGGTCAGGTTATGCTTGATACGCAAGTTTCTATGGAGGATAAGGCTATTCTGGTGGAAAAAGTTGAGGAAGATGAGAAGGAGAGATCAGTTCAGAATCAGGTTATGCTTGAAACACAACCGACTGAAAAGAATGAAGAAATTCTGTCGGATAAAGAGGATGAGAAGGAAGGATCAGTCCAAGATCAGGTTATGCTTGAAACACAAACGACTGGAAAGGATGAAGACATTCTGCTAAAGAAAGGTGAGGGTGCGCATGAGAAGGAAGAATCAGTCCAAGGTCAAATTATGCTTGATACACAACCACCTGGAGAGAACAAAGATATTCCGGTCGAGAAAGGAGAAGAAGAGAAGGAAGAACCAGTTCAAGATCAGGTTATGATTGACACACAGCTGTCTGGAGAGGATGAAGGCATTTTGGTTGAGTCAGTTACAGTTTCTCCAGAGCAGaaggaagaagaggaggaagatGAAGGAGAGGCATTTGATTTTGATGAAATGGATCTGGAAGCATCATCAGAAGACCCTTTGAAACAATGTCAAGATAAACCAAATGAAGAAGTTACTCTCTTAAAAGAAAGCATGCAAGAAGACCAGATTAAAAAAGATGGTGAACCTCTGGAACCAAAAAACCAAATGGATGATGGACAAACCATTCAAAACccacaaacaacaacagaggTAGAAGCTTGTTTAACAGAGGACAGTCAAGTTGACCAGAAAGACATTGAACCTAATCAACAACAGCATGATACGTCTGAAAGTAAAGAATGTACATTTGAGGAACATAAGCAAGGATCAGAAGAACTGAGGCACAATGAAGGAGCTGATCTTACCTCAGAAATAGAGACAAAAAATGTAGAACAGGAGAAgaatagtaacattatacaagAAGACCAGGAACCAAACATATCAAGAGAGCAGGAAGTTGAAAAACCAACAGCAGGGAACGGCAAGGAAGATGATAGAAAGGAGTCTAAGAAAAGTGCCAAGAAAGGGAAAGGCAAGGGGAAAGAAGACTGTAAAATGTCTTAA
- the lrrfip1a gene encoding uncharacterized protein lrrfip1a isoform X15 — translation MGSQGPGRKRTPSKNGMTGEEDALNLIAREAEARLAAKRAARAEAREIRMKELERQQKEIYQVQKKYYGLDNLDNKFGDIEQWMEDSERYTRLSRRHASVSDDEERMSVGSRSSMRLDLDAPGAYGGLSQAASSSHSQKKSKKKKKHSSKTSNGYDDDFSPLSSRNSRLSDESKRSRSSRLDLQSGSVYEDSLYSGSRRSVARTTDDRIERDYLEKGSSRASTISGATLTSLGGTSSRRGSGDTTITADTEASIREIKEIHELKDQIQDVEAKHMQNLKEMKDSLLEVEDKYRKAMVSNAQLDNEKTNLIYEVDTLKDSLMELEEMLSETRRELEEKSKDLEREKHAHSILQFQFSELKETLKQSEELLTEIRQLRMKQDGFVREISDLQETIEWKNKKIGALERQKEFSDAIRNERDELRDEVVQLKDILKKHGIVLGPDLTTNGETGEELGQGDQNSQTSSAEIREGSSVLGTQQLKICKDQKDLDEEVQENHDSLISTKTSLETNDNGDLRDEVNQSVEQQSDNKQSEEPPSSVDNDEVTTTSPMVEIKAEQLVLEDSRDNTVESECEVHTDGPVEENQQETTICAKHSQKIEKETSVELVSGPVLDENQPSESVSKPVEKPAESSEKEKAPQTQGASASNKKRRKKKKGKQKQKQNDKQDSETKICDTSEKILNEDNPDQKLESDPEGSHEEQLGNDASTAVHTEVPADSHDDTKNIKTDRDEIISMDTVPADDARDQFRVITDVVDSGETSNPKTDFDCPESATVNSISNLTDVNNDQTKDSTNLAQEISSDKEALLSHELSDKSMDAVDSCVENLESSSISNNIEKSLLVDDKEGKSHVDSDGVEEKPMIQIIDPGETTFPGDHDESAPICHSSSSVIEKVENECEKLIQEQPTIPTDQELENNLQNTIEVEQKEIKTQTDQAELVEEALIMPSKEVFSGDNNIDTAVTESQVPEKCEGEEERSLHDELPAEVQCTGENEADQESIELGDSHHESKLEKGEDENKTSCQGQVMLDTLPEDKDIMVGKGEEDGKKTSVQDEVMVETQPTGKVEDIVLKKGDEDIKEKSVQDQVMVETQPPGENEDILVGKTEEDEKKESVQGQVMLDTQVSMEDKAILVEKVEEDEKERSVQNQVMLETQPTEKNEEILSDKEDEKEGSVQDQVMLETQTTGKDEDILLKKGEGAHEKEESVQGQIMLDTQPPGENKDIPVEKGEEEKEEPVQDQVMIDTQLSGEDEGILVESVTVSPEQKEEEEEDEGEAFDFDEMDLEASSEDPLKQCQDKPNEEVTLLKESMQEDQIKKDGEPLEPKNQMDDGQTIQNPQTTTEVEACLTEDSQVDQKDIEPNQQQHDTSESKECTFEEHKQGSEELRHNEGADLTSEIETKNVEQEKNSNIIQEDQEPNISREQEVEKPTAGNGKEDDRKESKKSAKKGKGKGKEDCKMS, via the exons ATTTATCAGGTGCAGAAG AAATACTATGGGCTGGATAACCTGGACAACAAATTTGGGGACATTGAGCAGTGGATG GAGGACAGTGAACGGTATACACGCCTCTCACGGAGACATGCTTCG GTGTCAGATGATGAAGAACGGATGTCAGTGGGGAGCAGGAGCAGCATGCGG CTGGACTTGGATGCTCCTGGTGCTTATGGCGGG CTTTCCCAGGCCGCCTCCTCCTCTCATTCACAGAAGAAGTCtaagaaaaagaagaaacatTCTTCCAAGACT AGCAACGGCTATGATGATGATTTCAGCCCATTATCTAGTCGG AACTCCAGACTCAGTGATGAGAGCAAAAGGTCTCGCTCCTCGAGACTTGATCTGCAGTCG GGCTCTGTATATGAGGACAGTCTCTACAGCGGCTCTCGACGCTCCGTTGCTCGTACT actgatgACCGGATAGAGCGTGACTACTTGGAAAAg GGCTCTTCACGAGCATCCACGATATCTGGCGCCACTCTTACCTCTCTGGGTGGGACGTCCTCACGAAGAGGAAGTGGAGATACAACCATCACTGCAGACACAGAAGCCTCTATACGGGAAATCAAG GAGATCCATGAGCTTAAGGATCAAATTCAAGATGTGGAGGCGAAGCACATGCAGAACCTCAAAGAGATGAAG GATTCCTTGTTGGAAGTCGAGGATAAGTATCGGAAGGCCATGGTATCCAATGCACAGCTAGACAATGAGAAAACCAATCTGATATATGAAGTGGACACTTTAAAAGACTCTTTAATGGAACTGGAGGAAATGCTCTCTGAAACACGCCGTGAGCTTGAGGAGAAGAGTAAG gACCTTGAACGAGAGAAGCATGCACATAGTATACTTCAGTTTCAGTTCAGTGAATTAAAAGAGACGTTGAAACAAAGTGAAGAACTGCTAACT GAAATCCGTCAGTTACGAATGAAGCAAGATGGCTTTGTTAGAGAGATTTCTGACCTTCAGGAAACTATTGAAtggaagaataaaaaaattggg GCATTAGAGAGGCAGAAGGAATTTTCTGATGCCATTCGAAATGAGAGAGACGAACTCAGAGATGAGGTCGTTCAGCtcaaagatattttaaag AAACATGGTATTGTTCTTGGACCCGATCTAACCACCAATGGAGAAACAGGTGAAGAACTGGGACAGGGCGACCAGAATTCTCAAACATCGTCTGCTGAGATCCGAGAGGGCAGTAGTGTACTAG GCACTCAACAGTTGAAGATCTGTAAAGACCAAAAAGATTTGGATGAGGAGGTGCAAGAGAATCATGACTCGTTGATTTCTACAAAGACATCTTTAGAAACAAATGACAATGGAGACCTTAGGGATGAAGTGAACCAAAGTGTAGAGCAGCAGTCTGATAACAAACAGTCTGAAGAACCTCCAAGTTCTGTTGATAATGATGAGGTAACTACAACCAGTCCTATGGTTGAGATCAAAGCAGAACAGCTTGTATTGGAAGACTCAAGAGATAATACTGTGGAATCAGAGTGTGAGGTTCACACCGATGGACCTGTGGAGGAAAATCAACAAGAGACCACTATATGTGCCAAACATAGTCAGAAAATTGAAAAAGAAACTTCTGTAGAATTAGTCTCTGGTCCAGTGCTTGATGAAAATCAACCAAGTGAGTCAGTTAGCAAGCCTGTGGAGAAACCTGCTGAATCATCTGAAAAAGAGAAAGCTCCACAGACTCAAGGTGCCAGTGCTTCAAATAAAAAGaggagaaagaaaaagaaaggcaaacagaaacagaaacaaaatgATAAGCAGGATAGTGAAACAAAGATATGTGATACAAGTGAAAAGATTTTAAATGAGGATAATCCAGACCAAAAACTGGAAAGTGATCCAGAGGGAAGCCATGAAGAGCAACTAGGGAATGACGCATCTACAGCAGTGCATACAGAAGTCCCAGCTGATTCACATGACGatacaaaaaacattaaaacagacCGTGATGAAATAATAAGCATGGATACAGTACCTGCAGATGATGCTAGAGATCAGTTTCGAGTAATCACAGATGTGGTTGATTCAGGAGAAACTTCTAACCCCAAAACAGATTTTGATTGTCCTGAATCTGCAACTGTCAACAGTATCTCTAACCTAACAGATGTTAATAATGACCAAACTAAAGATTCAACAAATCTTGCCCAAGAAATTTCTTCAGACAAAGAAGCTTTACTGTCTCATGAACTTTCTGATAAGTCCATGGATGCCGTTGACAGTTGTGTGGAAAATCTTGAGTCCAGCAGTATTTCTAATAATATTGAGAAGTCTTTGTTGGTGGATGACAAGGAAGGGAAGAGCCATGTGGACAGTGATGGAGTAGAAGAGAAGCCAATGATTCAAATAATTGATCCAGGAGAGACCACTTTCCCTGGAGATCACGATGAGTCAGCTCCAATATGTCATTCCTCTTCATCTGTTATAGAAAAAGTAGAAAATGAATGTGAAAAGCTAATCCAGGAACAACCAACAATACCCACTGATCAGGAGTTGGAAAACAATCTCCAAAATACTATTGAAGTGGAGCAGAAAGAGATTAAGACACAGACGGATCAAGCTGAATTGGTTGAAGAAGCTCTTATAATGCCTAGCAAAGAAGTATTCAGTGGAGACAATAATATAGACACTGCTGTAACTGAATCTCAGGTTCCAGAAAAGTGTGAAGGTGAGGAAGAAAGATCATTGCATGATGAGCTTCCAGCTGAGGTTCAATGTACTGGAGAGAATGAGGCAGATCAGGAATCAATAGAGTTAGGAGACTCCCACCATGAATCCAAGTTAGAAAAAGGTGAGGAtgagaacaaaacatcatgccAGGGTCAGGTTATGCTTGATACACTGCCTGAGGATAAGGATATTATGGTGGGAAAAGGTGAGGAGGATGGCAAGAAAACATCAGTCCAAGACGAGGTTATGGTTGAAACGCAACCAACTGGAAAGGTTGAAGATATTGTGCTGAAGAAAGGTGATGAGGATATAAAGGAAAAATCAGTCCAAGATCAGGTTATGGTTGAAACCCAACCACCTGGGGAGAATGAAGATATTCTGGTGGGAAAAACTGAGGAGGATGAAAAGAAAGAATCAGTTCAAGGTCAGGTTATGCTTGATACGCAAGTTTCTATGGAGGATAAGGCTATTCTGGTGGAAAAAGTTGAGGAAGATGAGAAGGAGAGATCAGTTCAGAATCAGGTTATGCTTGAAACACAACCGACTGAAAAGAATGAAGAAATTCTGTCGGATAAAGAGGATGAGAAGGAAGGATCAGTCCAAGATCAGGTTATGCTTGAAACACAAACGACTGGAAAGGATGAAGACATTCTGCTAAAGAAAGGTGAGGGTGCGCATGAGAAGGAAGAATCAGTCCAAGGTCAAATTATGCTTGATACACAACCACCTGGAGAGAACAAAGATATTCCGGTCGAGAAAGGAGAAGAAGAGAAGGAAGAACCAGTTCAAGATCAGGTTATGATTGACACACAGCTGTCTGGAGAGGATGAAGGCATTTTGGTTGAGTCAGTTACAGTTTCTCCAGAGCAGaaggaagaagaggaggaagatGAAGGAGAGGCATTTGATTTTGATGAAATGGATCTGGAAGCATCATCAGAAGACCCTTTGAAACAATGTCAAGATAAACCAAATGAAGAAGTTACTCTCTTAAAAGAAAGCATGCAAGAAGACCAGATTAAAAAAGATGGTGAACCTCTGGAACCAAAAAACCAAATGGATGATGGACAAACCATTCAAAACccacaaacaacaacagaggTAGAAGCTTGTTTAACAGAGGACAGTCAAGTTGACCAGAAAGACATTGAACCTAATCAACAACAGCATGATACGTCTGAAAGTAAAGAATGTACATTTGAGGAACATAAGCAAGGATCAGAAGAACTGAGGCACAATGAAGGAGCTGATCTTACCTCAGAAATAGAGACAAAAAATGTAGAACAGGAGAAgaatagtaacattatacaagAAGACCAGGAACCAAACATATCAAGAGAGCAGGAAGTTGAAAAACCAACAGCAGGGAACGGCAAGGAAGATGATAGAAAGGAGTCTAAGAAAAGTGCCAAGAAAGGGAAAGGCAAGGGGAAAGAAGACTGTAAAATGTCTTAA